Proteins from one Podospora pseudoanserina strain CBS 124.78 chromosome 1, whole genome shotgun sequence genomic window:
- a CDS encoding hypothetical protein (EggNog:ENOG503NWV0; COG:S; CAZy:CE15), translating to MRYSILFTAATAAVLSAAAPASSENDQEISPRQVQCAPLPFPFPTWQQLPLQSSLPDPFLPLKYTTTDNAAGSSTFARDVMTGNAPNRIKSRAEWYQCRQPEILQLLQEYQFGYYPDPTQEKVEATRSGTTLQITVTGPQNKRGYFRATIQLPSGASSSRPAPVVINIGGMQNQPYLQAGIAVAQFDYTTVAPDSNSKTGAFWSIYNGRDIGVLTAWAWGFHRTLDAIQLTVPEIDPYRVGVTGCSRLGKAALVAGLFDKRITVTMPMSSGVQGLGPYRYFTLSGQGENLENSKQGAGWWSNSKLGSFMNHHENLPFDAHTIAAAIAPRALIIDQGTGDQFVNSKGTATVIFPAAKVVYDWLGAGDKIGINVRSGGHCDMSGFNGILPFVQKIFFNTTTTRNFHSLGTYNIPLATSYPWATAVPQA from the exons ATGCGTTACTCCATTCTCTTCACTGCGGCGACAGCAGCCGTTTTATCGGCTGCGGCACCAGCATCGAGTGAGAATGACCAAGAGATCTCCCCCCGTCAAGTCCAATGCGCACCCTTGCCTTTTCCCTTCCCGACCTGGCAACAACTCCCACTCCAGTCCTCGCTCCCTGACCCCTTTTTACCGTTAAagtacaccaccaccgacaacgCCGCCGGTTCCTCGACCTTTGCCCGCGATGTCATGACCGGCAACGCCCCCAACCGCATCAAATCCCGTGCTGAGTGGTACCAGTGCCGCCAACCCGAgatcctccagctcctccaagaaTACCAATTCGGGTACTACCCCGACCCAACCCAGGAAAAGGTCGAAGCCACCCGGTCAGGCACGACCCTGCAAATCACCGTCACGGGTCCCCAAAACAAACGCGGCTACTTCAGGGCCACCATCCAGCTGCCCTCCGGAGCGAGCAGCTCCCGTCCGGCGCCCGTCGTGATCAACATAGGCGGCATGCAAAACCAGCCCTACCTCCAAGCCGGCATCGCCGTCGCCCAGTTCGACTACACCACCGTGGCCCCCGACAGCAACTCCAAGACGGGAGCCTTTTGGAGCATCTACAACGGCCGCGACATTGGCGTCCTGACCGCCTGGGCCTGGGGCTTCCACCGCACCCTCGACGCGATCCAGCTCACCGTCCCAGAAATCGACCCCTACCGCGTCGGTGTGACTGGCTGCTCCCGTCTGGGGAAAGCCGCCCTGGTCGCGGGGCTGTTTGACAAGCGCATCACCGTCACCATGCCCATGTCTTCTGGCGTTCAGGGGCTGGGACCGTACCGGTACTTTACGCTGTCCGGGCAGGGGGAGAACCTCGAGAACAGCAAGCAGGGTGCCGGGTGGTGGTCGAATTCCAAGCTGGGGAGTTTTATGAACCACCACGAGAACCTGCCCTTTGACGCGCACACCATTGCCGCTGCCATCGCTCCGCGGGCGTTGATTATCGACCAGGGAACGGGCGACCAGTTTGTGAACAGCAAAGGGACGGCAACCGTCATTTTCCCAGCGGCCAAGGTGGTGTATGACTGGCTTGGGGCGGGGGACAAGATTGGAATCAATGTCAGGAGCGGAGGACATTGTGATATGAGCGGATT TAACGGGATCCTGCCCTTTGTGCAAAAGATCtttttcaacaccaccaccaccagaaacTTTCACAGCCTGGGCACCTACAACATACCTCTGGCCACATCGTACCCTTGGGCAACTGCCGTTCCGCAGGCGTAG
- a CDS encoding hypothetical protein (COG:L; EggNog:ENOG503NWK8) yields the protein MTRFCSFPKPMAILRHVLRVLIPVSIALTIYLYLYPVFGACAFPLPPSSSSETRSPFLETAKSHWVPAFLANATATATATATAINSSIEEPPAPALPSKKAPFRLLTLGDPQLEGSTSIPIEYLGVFPHAKSLVRNFKLSRLGIKQALHDVVDILLEDTFNFFESVRKIIDLFGNDFYLAHIYRSVHWWTRPTHVTVLGDLVGSQWLNEAEFTKRANRYWNRVFRGAEKVPNSLQAYPAEEYDLSGYLSRFDNDTTWARRIINVAGNHDIGYAGDITTNLTARFEKAFGKINYELRFELPLPEGFDSKTLYDPDTNTESTRLIPELRLVVLNDMNLDTPALSTQLQDDTYTFINNVINTAAAVEFEGHYTVILTHIPLYKPTGVCVDQPFFEFHSHDGTLKEQNQLSVAASKGFLEGILGMSASSSAPGGGKGRRGIILNGHDHAGCDTYHYVNQTAEGGELEWQVKRWRQAVREKTVGKEAEGVPGVREITVRSMMGDFGGNAGLLSIWFDEESWQWKADYDTCPLGTQHLWWLVHILDLIAVVGLVVYIACGALKVVGLDVDGLFWGSSKASAKMPAATTQTEKARAQPKSG from the coding sequence ATGACGCGATTCTGCAGCTTCCCAAAGCCGATGGCGATTCTTCGCCATGTCTTGCGCGTCCTCATTCCCGTCTCCATCGCCCTGACGATTTATCTCTACCTGTACCCAGTTTTTGGCGCCTGCGCATTTCCGCTGCCGccctcttcgtcgtcggaaACACGGTCGCCTTTCCTCGAAACGGCCAAATCCCACTGGGTCCCCGCTTTTCTCGCCAATGCGAcggcgacagcgacagcgacagcgacagcgatCAACTCGAGCATCGAGGAACCTCCCGCCCCGGCGCTCCCCTCGAAAAAAGCCCCTTTCCGTCTCCTGACCCTCGGCGATCCGCAGTTGGAGGGTTCTACCTCGATTCCGATTGAATACCTCGGCGTTTTCCCCCATGCGAAATCTCTCGTTCGCAACTTTAAGCTGTCGCGACTCGGCATCAAGCAAGCCCTCCACGATGTTGTCGATATTCTGCTAGAGGACACCTTCAACTTTTTTGAGTCGGTCCGCAAGATCATCGACCTGTTCGGCAACGATTTTTACCTTGCCCACATCTATCGGTCTGTCCACTGGTGGACTCGCCCCACACACGTAACGGTATTGGGCGATCTTGTCGGTAGCCAGTGGCTCAACGAGGCCGAGTTCACCAAGCGCGCGAACCGATACTGGAACCGTGTCTTTCGCGGCGCAGAAAAGGTGCCCAATTCTCTGCAGGCGTATCCGGCCGAGGAGTACGATCTGTCCGGGTACCTCTCCCGCTTTGACAATGACACCACCTGGGCCAGGCGCATCATCAACGTGGCGGGCAACCACGACATTGGCTATGCGGGAGACATCACCACGAATCTGACGGCGCGCTTCGAGAAGGCGTTTGGAAAGATCAACTACGAGCTGCGGTTTGAGCTGCCCCTGCCCGAAGGTTTTGACAGCAAGACTCTATATGATCccgacaccaacaccgagtCCACCAGGCTGATCCCTGAGCTGAGATTGGTGGTGCTCAACGACATGAACCTCGACACCCCGGCGCTCTCGACCCAACTGCAAGATGATACTTATACCTTTATCAACAATGTCATCAACACCGCAGCCGCAGTCGAGTTTGAGGGGCACTATACCGTGATTTTGACCCACATCCCGCTGTACAAACCAACCGGTGTCTGCGTCGACCAGCCCTTTTTCGAATTCCACTCGCACGACGGGACTCTGAAGGAGCAAAACCAGCTCAGTGTTGCCGCGTCAAAAGGCTTTCTGGAAGGAATCTTGGGCATGTCGGCTTCTTCCAGTGCCCCGGGCGGCGGCAAGGGGAGAAGAGGCATTATTCTCAACGGCCACGACCATGCTGGATGTGACACGTACCATTATGTGAACCAGACggccgagggtggagagtTGGAGTGGCAGGTGAAGCGGTGGAGGCAAGCGGTGAGGGAAAAGACGGTGGGAAAAGAAGCGGAGGGTGTCCCGGGCGTCAGAGAGATCACCGTCAGGAGCATGATGGGAGACTTTGGCGGAAACGCAGGCTTGTTGAGCATCTGgtttgacgaggagagcTGGCAGTGGAAGGCCGACTACGACACCTGCCCGCTGGGGACGCAGCACCTGTGGTGGCTGGTGCACATTCTGGATCTCATCGCtgttgttgggctggtggtgtacATTGCCTGCGGAGCTCTCAAGGTGGTGGGATTGGATGTTGATGGTCTGTTTTGGGGATCAAGCAAAGCATCAGCCAAGATGCCGGCGGCAACTACACAAACCGAAAAGGCCCGAGCACAGCCCAAATCTGGGTAG
- a CDS encoding hypothetical protein (EggNog:ENOG503PCN0; COG:S), protein MADVVLTTQEDGTKPDQFATPVALTPAELAALPHDDAGPKLVACVWTLTCVAGAFLALRLYCRMLKRQSLWWDDYFLIGAILCITAESSLMTYMTTMGYGKHIWDFPMENMIHLLLPMNISGTLSVTAAVWSKTSFGITLLHLTDGWIKKVTWFCIISMNIAMGLSALFPWVSCTPIQKVWDMFVEGTCWAPHILVRYNIFSGSYSAFMDLTLAMLPWKFLWGLQMRNSEKIGVGIAMSMGIFAGITAIIKTSMVNVMLSEDFADAIDLWIWGNAEVSASIIAASIPMLRVLVRDAKTSRQYHSGYVKETGASGNRSRMITISSRPAPTGSDLELHRLGDDDQSDRGILVQNGEKMNPGKNGIAQVTEFTVQYEDEKTAQKV, encoded by the exons ATGGCCGACGTAGTCCTCACTACGCAAGAGGACGGCACCAAACCGGACCAGTTCGCCACCCCAGTCGCGCTCACTCCCGCCGAGCTCGCCGCCCTTCCTCACGACGATGCCGGTCCAAAACTCGTGGCCTGCGTCTGGACCCTTACTTGTGTCGCTGGCGCCTTTTTGGCTCTGAGACTCTACTGCCGGATGCTCAAGAGGCAGAGTTTGTGGTGGGATGATTACTTTCTCATTGGAGCTATC TTGTGCATCACCGCCGAATCTTCCTTGATGACCTACATGACCACAATGGGATACGGCAAACACATTTGGGATTTCCCCATGGAGAACATGATTCACCTTTTGCTTCCCATGAACATTTCGGGCACCCTCTCCGTCACGGCTGCCGTGTGGTCCAAGACATCCTTCGGCATCACCTTGCTTCACCTCACCGACGGCTGGATCAAAAAGGTCACCTGGTtctgcatcatcagcatgaaCATCGCCATGGGCCTGTCCGCCTTGTTTCCCTGGGTCTCTTGCACGCCTATCCAAAAAGTCTGGGACATGTTCGTCGAGGGCACGTGCTGGGCGCCGCACATCTTGGTTCGCTACAACATCTTTTCGGGTTCGTATTCGGCCTTTATGGACTTGACACTTGCCATGCTCCCGTGGAAGTTCCTCTGGGGCCTCCAGATGAGAAACAGCGAGAAGATCGGTGTGGGTATCGCCATGAGCATGGGTATTTTTGCTGGAATCacggccatcatcaagaccaGCATGGTCAATGTCATGTTGTCTGAGGATTTTG CCGATGCCATTGACCTTTGGATTTGGGGCAACGCCGAGGTTTCCGCTTCGATCATCGCCGCCTCTATCCCCATGCTTCGTGTTCTCGTTCGTGACGCCAAAACCTCGAGACAATACCACAGCGGCTACGTCAAGGAAACCGGTGCCAGTGGCAACCGCAGCAGAATGatcaccatctccagccGGCCCGCCCCCACCGGCAGCGATCTCGAGCTTCACCGACTGGGTGACGACGACCAGAGCGACCGAGGAATCCTGGTGCAAAACggggagaagatgaaccCAGGCAAGAACGGCATTGCCCAGGTCACTGAATTCACTGTTCAGTATGAGGATGAAAAGACGGCCCAGAAGGTTTAG
- the TIM50 gene encoding mitochondrial inner membrane protein required for protein import (BUSCO:EOG09262QRH; EggNog:ENOG503NW4Q; COG:U) gives MMLARAAARPVAGARAAAFAASSALPRQTLPAVWARGMAKDNKSRFNAPKKSPSQKAAAEQQQQPKQPDAPPSPPPPPPPPSSAAETEAKSTTPQEQEPEEPIPDLSKLPDLTQGIPSTLEYERAGATDKSTIGDEAASEAEAAGAGSGGDGGGSGGRKRPKGELPASAYVSSSERKRKWWTYFALASAGLGAVGGTVYLGREWSEEELAKNPSVGNGWSLGLWWKRAVSRMTETVTYYQEPSFEKLLPDPDPSFERPYTLCISLEDMLIHSEWSREHGWRVAKRPGVDYFLHYLSQYYEIVLFTTVPWGTGEPLVRKLDPYRFIMWPLFREATKYKDGEIIKDLSYLNRDLSKVIIIDTEAKHVRAQPENAIILPKWKGNPKDKDLVDLVPFLEFIHTMQYDDVRKVLKSFEGKNIPVEFARREALARAEHQRRLGANKVKASGGGIGWLSSHLGLKPSNMSLMVTEGEENPTEAFAKGKMLQDIARERGMRNYLALEEEIRKNGEKWLKEEQELQEKMQKEAMKSMKSSMFSWFVKDEETSASSSTDSTSGPKTA, from the exons ATGATGCTGGCACGAGCTGCTGCGCGCCCGGTTGCGGGTGCGAGAGCTGCGGCTTTTGCGGCGTCGTCGGCCCTCCCCCGCCAGACATTGCCGGCCGTATGGGCCCGAGGAATGGCCAAGGACAACAAGTCGAGGTTTAATGCTCCAAAAAAATCACCGTCACAAAAGGCCGCTgccgaacagcagcagcaaccaaaGCAACCAGAtgccccgccatcaccaccaccaccaccgccaccaccgtcgtCGGCCGCCGAGACAGAGGCCAAGTCAACCACACCCCAGGAACAGGAGCCCGAAGAGCCGATACCCGATCTGTCCAAGCTCCCAGACCTGACACAGGGCATCCCTTCGACTTTGGAATACGAACGGGCCGGTGCTACAGACAAGTCCACCATCGGAGACGAGGCGGCTTCGGAGGCCGAAGCGGCGGGTGCTgggagcggtggtgatgggggtggcaGCGGCGGGAGAAAGAGGCCAAAGGGTGAGCTTCCCGCTTCTGCCTATGTCTCGTCGTCGGAGCGCAAGCGGAAGTGGTGGACCTATTTCGCACTCGCCTCTGCTGGCTTGGGTGCTGTCGGAGGCACCGTGTATCTGGGCAGGGAATggagcgaggaggagctcgccaAAAACCCCAGTGTTGGCAACGGCTGGAGTCTGGGGCTCTGGTGGAAGCGCGCCGTGTCACGCATGACGGAGACTGTCACATACTATCAGGAGCCGTCATTTGAGAAGCTGCTCCCCGACCCTGACCCGTCCTTTGAACGTCCCTACACCTTGTGCATCAGTCTGGAGGATATGCTGATTCACAGCGAATGGAGTCGCGAGCATGGATGGCGTGTGGCAAAGCGGCCGGGCGTGGACTACTTTTTGCACTACCTCTCGCAGTACTACGAAatcgtcctcttcaccaccgtcccctGGGGCACCGGCGAACCGCTGGTGCGCAAACTGGATCCCTACCGTTTCATTATGTGGCCCCTCTTCCGTGAAGCCACAAAGTACAAGGATGGCGAGATCATCAAG GATTTGTCGTACCTCAACCGTGATCTGTCAAAGGTGATCATCATCGACACCGAAGCCAAGCACGTCCGTGCCCAGCCCGAGAacgccatcatcctccctaAGTGGAAGGGCAAccccaaggacaaggaccTGGTCGATCTCGTCCCCTTCTTGGAGTTTATTCACACCATGCAGTACGATGACGTCCGCAAAGTCCTCAAGTCGTTTGAGGGCAAGAACATTCCAGTCGAGTTTGCCCGCCGTGAGGCCCTCGCCCGCGCCGAGCATCAGCGCAGGCTGGGTGCCAACAAGGTTAAGGCCTCGGGCGGCGGCATCGGCTGGCTGAGCAGCCATCTCGGCCTCAAGCCAAGCAAcatgagcttgatggtgacggagggtgaggagaaCCCCACCGAGGCGTTTGCCAAGGGCAAGATGCTGCAGGATATCGCGCGTGAGAGAGGCATGCGTAACTACTtggcgctggaggaggagatccgCAAGAATGGCGAGAAGTGGCTGaaggaagagcaagagctCCAGGAGAAGATGCAGAAGGAAGCCATGAAGAGCATGAAGTCGTCCATGTTCAGCTGGTTCgtcaaggatgaggagacatcagcctcatcctcaacagaTAGCACTTCGGGGCCCAAGACGGCGTAG
- a CDS encoding hypothetical protein (EggNog:ENOG503NU7Z; COG:E) translates to MAASSIRNSLKSHYPWAAFPLIISAPMRVMSGPALAFAVSEAGGLGFIGPGIKPESILTDLTEAASLCSQRASDAARLNVQDEGVLPVGIGFQLWNGDLGSAKEAAEKFIPAAIWLFAPKDGQKDVDDWTEGLRGVTKGRSQIWLQVGTVGEAVEAAESKRGRPDVLVVQGQEAGGHGRTSDGASLGTLVPEIKDTLEERGAGDIPLFAAGGIADGRGVAAALCLGASGVVMGTRFLCSNEARIKKGYQDAVLEAKDGGKNTVRTHLYNHLRGTFGWPEEKWAPRTIVNRSWEEHTQGGISFDQLKKKHDQSVKEDGDKAWGRQTGRTATYAGSGVGLVRSVDPAGEIVEKTREEAKKILRSLQSGLQV, encoded by the coding sequence ATGGCCGCCTCATCCATCCGCAACTCACTCAAGAGCCACTACCCCTGGGCCGCCTTCCCATTGATCATCTCAGCCCCCATGCGTGTCATGTCGGGCCCTGCTCTCGCTTTCGCCGTCTCTGAGGCTGGAGGTTTGGGGTTCATCGGCCCAGGTATCAAGCCCGAGTCCATCCTGACTGATCTGACCGAAGCCGCCTCTCTATGTTCACAGCGGGCTTCTGACGCTGCACGGCTCAACGTCCAAGACGAGGGGGTTCTACCTGTTGGGATTGGGTTCCAGCTGTGGAATGGTGATCTCGGTTcggcgaaggaggcggcggaaAAGTTTATCCCGGCGGCGATTTGGCTTTTTGCGCCAAAGGATGGGCAAAAGGATGTTGACGACTGGACTgaggggttgagaggggTGACCAAGGGGAGGAGTCAGATTTGGTTGCAGGTTGGGACTGTGGGTGAGGCGGTTGAGGCGGCAGAGTCGAAACGGGGGAGGCCAGATGTGCTGGTTGTCCAGGGACAGGAAGCAGGTGGGCATGGGAGGACGAGTGATGGGGCTAGTTTGGGGACGTTGGTGCCTGAAATCAAAGATACACTGGAGGAAAGGGGTGCAGGTGACATTCCACTGTTTGCGGCGGGAGGGATTGCtgatgggaggggtgtggCTGCGGCTCTGTGCCTGGGGGCATCTGGGGTAGTCATGGGGACAAGGTTTCTGTGTTCAAACGAGGCGAGAATCAAAAAGGGTTACCAGGACGCTGTGCTTGAGGCTAAAGACGGCGGAAAGAATACAGTTAGGACCCATCTGTATAATCACCTGAGGGGGACGTTTGGGTGGCCGGAAGAGAAGTGGGCGCCGAGGACAATAGTCAACAGAAGCTGGGAGGAACACACTCAGGGTGGCATTTCTTTTGAtcagctgaagaagaaacacGACCAGAGTGTGAAAGAAGACGGCGATAAAGCCTGGGGAAGACAGACTGGCAGGACGGCAACATATGCTGGTAGTGGCGTTGGTTTGGTCAGAAGTGTTGACCCGGCAGGCGAAATTGTCGAGAAGACAAGGGAAGAGGCAAAGAAAATTTTGAGGAGCCTGCAGAGTGGGCTGCAAGTTTAG
- a CDS encoding hypothetical protein (EggNog:ENOG503P3FH) has translation MARRTTAKGPRARAIASSSLASSSARPTPVPSSDATPVSSTYPSTYASEAEHDLDDDMLKKMHGLTISDTPGHSITAAVVKKAEPKKPFRFLDLPPELRITIYGYYFADVDRVLDLDPANYKRIHKKLGLMRTCRTIYYEATHMFYSSRTFRLFPTHPGRYFKTKKPLLARLKPRQRNCLTSLELRLGPGWSKPPRGWVVNPALGLADCVNVRKLTVFVECDPSDGIFSGFRRHDGYYEGFSTSLLSSVLDEMPFIDCLTFDAWSSVKKSGAMMRALLELAYARGLSVRWGPERGWADFEDEVEAVPEGHVANNAMLSQAPLGIGVAVVA, from the coding sequence ATGGCCCGCCGAACGACGGCAAAGGGCCCTCGTGCCCGCGCcattgcctcctcctctctcgccTCGTCCTCCGCCCGCCCCACGCCGGTTCCTTCGAGCGACGCGACCCCGGTCAGCTCGACCTACCCATCTACTTATGCCTCCGAGGCAGAACACGACTTGGATGATGacatgttgaagaagatgcaCGGATTGACCATCTCCGATACGCCCGGCCATTCTATCACCGCGGCCGTggtcaagaaggccgagccAAAGAAGCCGTTCCGGTTCTTGGATCTGCCACCCGAGCTCCGGATCACCATTTATGGTTATTATTTTGCCGATGTCGACCGTGTTCTCGACCTTGATCCGGCAAATTACAAGCGCATCCACAAGAAGCTGGGCCTCATGCGCACATGCAGGACGATTTACTATGAAGCAACCCACATGTTTTACAGCAGCCGTACTTTCCGGCTGTTCCCTACGCATCCGGGCCGCTACTTCAAGACGAAGAAGCCTCTCCTTGCGCGCCTCAAACCACGTCAGCGTAACTGCTTGACATCCCTAGAGTTGCGGCTCGGCCCCGGCTGGAGCAAACCTCCCCGCGGATGGGTTGTGAACCCAGCGCTCGGGCTTGCTGATTGCGTCAACGTGCGCAAACTGACCGTTTTTGTCGAGTGCGATCCCAGTGATGGCATCTTCAGCGGCTTCCGTCGTCACGATGGATATTACGAAGGTTTCAGCACcagccttctcagcagcGTTTTGGATGAGATGCCATTTATCGACTGCTTGACTTTTGACGCCTGGTCAAGCGTCAAGAAATCGGGCGCCATGATGCGTGCTCTGCTGGAACTTGCATATGCACGGGGCTTGTCAGTTCGCTGGGGTCCTGAAAGGGGTTGGGCCGACTTTGAAGACGAGGTGGAGGCTGTACCCGAAGGCCATGTTGCTAATAATGCTATGTTGAGCCAGGCTCCGCTTGGGATTGGGGTTGCGGTTGTGGCTTGa
- a CDS encoding hypothetical protein (EggNog:ENOG503NXS7; COG:S): MADEEKRALETTTASGTIRPFSEGQPPIEGPNELKTELTVGNSEKDHGSDGAEEEEEDLWKPLKMEADIPYEENPLTIRAVVVGCILGSLVAASNLYLGLKTGFTFSANMFGAIFGYGILKFMEKSGGQIPIIGGLFGPQENSIVQAVATGAGGTGGIFVAAIPAMYRLGVMPEGHSPMDDIGAIFTITLVCSFVGLFYVTPLRKFFIVQVARELKLMFPTPTAVALTIRSMHAGAAGSLDAMKKLKCLMICFVGALIHRVVSYYAIGILYDWHFFTWIHIWSGYTSWALNIESWGWYFEWTPAFIGSGILIGLNPAISMFAGAVIAWGLIGPLLVHYGECIGIQLSEDPQWDSYYSFASLRNLGTVTPSPRYWLLWPGVMVMVCSSMAELFVQYKVIWSGVSTIWNQGCGGINGMLVKRGKSSNFFAKHGAPKVRSESMVEDPFPPEQQVKNWMWLVGLLVTVVISMIIFHFQWEMNPGLTLLAILLAFLFSFLAIQIGAVTDTTPLTAAAKASQLVFGAATSGGGFSIKHAQKLNLVAGGIASGGADVAAALVGDFRTGFLIGTSPIKQWVGQCIGSFVSVWLAPGLFVLFTSAYPCIWKGEAEGENCAFDVPSVSAWAAVAEAVTDPNVKIPFSSGMFAIAMGILSVAQVVFRHFYLVGEREKYRKWLPNWGAIALSWVIPAPVFANAALLGAIIAALWRKYNMRTWDIYGYAVAAGFIAGEGLGGVVGAVLTLAGVDGAVKGTQIACPLNSC; encoded by the exons ATGgctgacgaggagaagagggcgcTCGAGACCACCACGGCCTCGGGCACCATTCGCCCATTCTCTGAAGGCCAACCACCCATCGAAGGTCCCAATGAGCTCAAAACGGAACTGACGGTTGGGAATTCAGAAAAGGACCATGGATCCGacggtgccgaggaggaggaggaggatttgtgGAAGCCGCTGAAGATGGAAGCCGATATTCCCTATGAGGAGAATCCGCTTACCATCAgagccgttgttgttggttgcaTTCTGGGCTCTCTCGTCGCTGCTTCCAACTTGTACCTTG GTCTCAAAACTGGCTTCACCTTCAGCGCCAACATGTTTGGTGCCATTTTCGGTTATGGTATCCTCAAGTTTATGGAAAAGTCTGGTGGGCAGATTCCCATCATCGGCGGTTTGTTCGGTCCGCAGGAAAACTCCATCGTCCAGGCTGTCGCGACGGGTGCGGGTGGTACCGGCGGCATCTTCGTCGCCGCCATCCCCGCCATGTACCGTCTCGGTGTGATGCCCGAGGGCCACTCGCCCATGGATGACATTGGTGCCATCTTCACTATCACCCTGGTTTGCTCCTTTGTGGGACTGTTCTACGTAACGCCTCTCCGCAAGTTCTTCATTGTCCAGGTCGCCCGTGAGCTGAAGCTCATGTTCCCCACGCCGACCGCCGTCGCTCTTACCATCCGTTCCATGCACGCCGGCGCTGCCGGTAGCCTTGACGCCATGAAGAAGCTTAAGTGCCTCATGATCTGCTTCGTGGGAGCTCTGATTCACCGTGTCGTCTCGTACTACGCCATCGGCATCCTGTACGACTGGCACTTCTTCACGTGGATTCACATCTGGAGCGGCTACACCAGCTGGGCGCTCAACATTGAATCCTGGGGCTGGTATTTTGAATGGACCCCGGCCTTTATCGGTTCCGGCATCTTGATCGGtctcaaccccgccatttCCATGTTTGCCGGTGCCGTCATTGCCTGGGGTCTTATTGGTCCCCTGCTCGTGCACTACGGCGAATGCATCGGCATCCAGTTGTCTGAGGATCCCCAGTGGGACTCTTACTACAGTTTTGCCTCCCTCAGGAACCTCGGCACGGTTACGCCCTCTCCTCGATACTGGCTTCTCTGGCCCGGTGTCATGGTCATGGTGTGCTCGTCCATGGCCGAGCTCTTTGTCCAGTACAAGGTCATTTGGAGCGGCGTCAGCACCATCTGGAACCAGGGCTGCGGTGGCATCAACGGAATGTTGGTCAAGCGTGGCAAGTCCAGCAACTTCTTCGCCAAGCACGGCGCACCCAAGGTCAGGAGCGAGAGCATGGTTGAGGATCCTTTCCCACCAGAGCAACAGGTCAAGAACTGGATGTGGCTCGTTGGCCTTCTCGTGACGGTCGTCATCTCCATGATCATCTTCCACTTCCAGTGGGAGATGAACCCCGGTCTTACCCTGTTGGCCATCCTGCttgccttcctcttctcgtTCCTCGCCATCCAGATCGGCGCTGTTACCGACACGACCCCCCTGACGGCCGCCGCCAAGGCCTCGCAGCTCGTCTTTGGTGCCGCCACCTCGGGAGGTGGTTTCAGCATCAAGCATGCCCAGAAGCTCAACTTGGTGGCCGGTGGTATTGCTTCTGGCGGTGCTGATGTGGCTGCCGCCCTTGTCGGTGATTTCAGAACCGGTTTCTTGATCGGCACATCGCCCATCAAGCAGTGGGTTGGACAATGCATTGGCAGTTTCGTCTCGGTGTGGCTCGCACCAGGTCTGTTTGTCCTCTTCACGTCGGCCTACCCCTGCATCTGGAAAGGTGAGGCCGAGGGTGAGAACTGCGCTTTCGACGTCCCCTCCGTGTCCGCCTGGGCTGCCGTGGCCGAGGCTGTCACGGACCCCAACGTCAAGATTCCCTTTAGCAGCGGCATGTTTGCCATTGCCATGGGTATCTTGTCTGTTGCGCAGGTCGTCTTCCGTCATTTTTACCTGGTGGGCGAGCGTGAAAAGTACCGCAAGTGGCTGCCCAACTGGGGTGCCATCGCCCTCTCCTGGGTCATCCCCGCCCCGGTGTTTGCCAACGCTGCGTTACTGGgtgccatcatcgccgcGCTGTGGAGGAAGTACAACATGCGCACATGGGACATTTACGGCTATGCTGTGGCAGCTG GTTTCATTGCCGGCGagggtcttggtggtgttgtgggcGCTGTCCTTACGCTGGCCGGCGTCGACGGAGCAGTCAAGGGCACACAGATTGCCTGCCCACTCAACTCTTGCTGA